One genomic region from Streptomyces sp. NBC_01431 encodes:
- a CDS encoding flavin monoamine oxidase family protein has product MTSTVPTAVQHIDEQPPVTMFGPDFPYAYDDFLAHPAGLGQIPATEHGAEVAVIGGGLSGIVAAYELMKMGLKPVVYEADQIGGRLRTVGFPGCDPELTAEMGAMRFPPCSTALQHYIDLVGLETKPFPNPLAPDTPSTVVDLKGESHYATSVDELPAVYREVMDAWNACLEEGADFSDMNQAIRERDIPRIREIWAKLVDKLDNQTFYGFLCESEAFKSFRHREIFGQVGFGTGGWDTDFPNSILEILRVVYTEADDHHRGIVGGSQQLPTRLWEREPGKLVHWAPGTSLSSLHEGAPKPAVTRLHRTAGNRITVTDADGDIRTYRAAIFTAQSWMLLSKIACDDSLFPIDHWTAIERTHYMESSKLFVPVDRPFWLDKDEQTGRDVMSMTLTDRMTRGTYLLDNGPDKPAVICLSYTWCDDSLKWLPLSASERMEVMLKSLGEIYPKVDIRGHIIGNPVTVSWENEPYFMGAFKANLPGHYRYQRRLFTHFMQDSLPEDKRGIFLAGDDISWTAGWAEGAVQTALNAVWGVMHHFGGATDASNPGPGDLYDEIAPVELPEN; this is encoded by the coding sequence ATGACGTCCACGGTGCCCACCGCCGTCCAGCACATCGACGAGCAGCCGCCCGTCACGATGTTCGGGCCGGACTTCCCTTACGCGTACGACGACTTCCTCGCGCACCCGGCCGGGCTCGGCCAGATACCCGCGACCGAGCACGGCGCGGAGGTCGCGGTCATCGGCGGCGGTCTGTCCGGCATCGTCGCCGCGTACGAGCTGATGAAGATGGGCCTCAAGCCGGTCGTGTACGAGGCCGACCAGATCGGCGGCCGGCTGCGCACCGTCGGCTTCCCGGGCTGCGACCCCGAGCTGACCGCCGAGATGGGTGCGATGCGGTTCCCGCCCTGCTCCACCGCGCTCCAGCACTACATCGACCTGGTGGGCCTGGAGACCAAGCCGTTCCCCAACCCGCTCGCGCCCGACACCCCGTCGACCGTGGTCGACCTCAAGGGCGAGTCCCACTACGCGACGTCCGTGGACGAGCTGCCGGCCGTGTACCGCGAGGTCATGGACGCATGGAACGCCTGCCTCGAAGAGGGCGCCGACTTCTCCGACATGAACCAGGCGATCCGCGAGCGCGACATCCCGCGCATCCGCGAGATCTGGGCGAAGCTCGTCGACAAGCTCGACAACCAGACCTTCTACGGCTTCCTCTGCGAGTCGGAGGCCTTCAAGTCCTTCCGGCACCGCGAGATCTTCGGTCAGGTCGGCTTCGGCACCGGCGGCTGGGACACCGACTTCCCGAACTCCATCCTGGAGATCCTGCGCGTCGTCTACACCGAGGCCGACGACCACCACCGCGGCATCGTCGGCGGCTCCCAGCAGCTCCCGACGCGCCTGTGGGAGCGCGAGCCGGGCAAGCTCGTGCACTGGGCGCCGGGCACCTCGCTGAGCTCGTTGCACGAGGGCGCGCCCAAGCCCGCCGTGACCCGGCTGCACCGCACCGCGGGCAACCGCATCACGGTGACCGACGCGGACGGCGACATCCGCACCTACCGTGCGGCGATCTTCACCGCGCAGTCCTGGATGCTGCTCTCCAAGATCGCCTGCGACGACTCGCTCTTCCCGATCGACCACTGGACGGCGATCGAGCGCACCCACTACATGGAGTCCTCGAAGCTGTTCGTGCCGGTGGACCGCCCGTTCTGGCTGGACAAGGACGAGCAGACCGGCCGGGACGTCATGTCGATGACGCTCACCGACCGCATGACGCGCGGCACTTACCTGCTGGACAACGGCCCGGACAAGCCCGCAGTCATCTGCCTGTCCTACACCTGGTGCGACGACAGCCTGAAGTGGCTGCCGCTGTCGGCGAGCGAGCGCATGGAGGTCATGCTCAAGTCGCTCGGCGAGATCTACCCGAAGGTCGACATCCGGGGCCACATCATCGGCAACCCGGTCACGGTCTCCTGGGAGAACGAGCCTTACTTCATGGGCGCGTTCAAGGCCAACCTGCCCGGCCACTACCGCTACCAGCGTCGGCTGTTCACCCACTTCATGCAGGACTCGCTGCCCGAGGACAAGCGGGGCATCTTCCTCGCGGGCGACGACATCTCGTGGACGGCCGGCTGGGCGGAGGGCGCCGTGCAGACCGCGCTGAACGCGGTGTGGGGCGTCATGCACCACTTCGGCGGCGCCACCGACGCCTCGAACCCCGGGCCTGGCGACCTGTACGACGAGATCGCCCCGGTGGAGCTTCCGGAGAACTGA
- a CDS encoding uracil-xanthine permease family protein: MRLGVRWTLHGDGRTPAPGAVVRPDERLSWPRTVGLGAQHVVAMFGASFVAPVLMGLDPNLAIMMSGVATVIFLLATKGRVPSYLGCSLSFVGVAAAIRATGGTSATVTGAVFVVGVVLFFAGVAVQRFGARIIHAVMPPIVTGAVVMLIGFNLAPVTASTYWPQDQWTALMVMLFTGLAVVCLRGFWSRIAIFLGLVFGYGISWVLDRVFGKIHSVHGGAAPVDHWRLDLSGVSKADWIGLPTFHAPSFEWSAILVALPVVIALIAENAGHVKAVGEMTGDDLDDKLGTAIAADGAASMLSTAVGGPPNTTYSENIGVMAATRVYSTAAYWAAAGFALLFGLCPKFGAIVAAIPGGVLGGITVILYGMIGLLGAQIWINAKVDLRNPLNLVPAAAGIIIGIGGVTLKFTQNFQLSGIALGTIVVITGYHTLRALAPAHLKQQEPLLDSGTSSYETAE, translated from the coding sequence ATGCGCCTCGGCGTGCGCTGGACCTTGCACGGCGACGGGCGGACCCCCGCTCCCGGAGCCGTCGTACGCCCCGACGAACGGCTCTCCTGGCCCCGCACCGTCGGCCTGGGTGCCCAGCACGTGGTGGCCATGTTCGGCGCCTCGTTCGTGGCCCCCGTGCTGATGGGCCTCGACCCGAACCTCGCGATCATGATGTCCGGCGTCGCGACGGTCATCTTCCTGCTCGCCACCAAAGGCCGGGTGCCCAGCTACCTGGGATGCTCGCTGTCCTTCGTCGGTGTCGCCGCCGCGATCCGGGCGACCGGCGGCACCAGCGCCACCGTCACCGGCGCGGTCTTCGTCGTCGGCGTGGTGCTGTTCTTCGCGGGTGTCGCGGTGCAGCGGTTCGGAGCCCGGATCATCCATGCCGTGATGCCGCCGATCGTCACGGGCGCCGTCGTCATGCTGATCGGCTTCAACCTGGCGCCGGTCACCGCGTCCACGTACTGGCCACAGGACCAGTGGACCGCGCTCATGGTGATGCTGTTCACCGGTCTGGCCGTGGTGTGCCTGCGGGGATTCTGGTCCCGGATCGCGATCTTCCTCGGGCTGGTCTTCGGGTACGGCATCTCCTGGGTCCTCGACCGGGTCTTCGGGAAGATCCACTCGGTTCACGGCGGTGCGGCGCCCGTGGACCACTGGCGCCTGGACCTCTCGGGCGTCTCCAAGGCCGACTGGATCGGACTGCCGACCTTCCACGCCCCGAGCTTCGAGTGGTCCGCGATCCTGGTCGCGCTGCCCGTCGTCATCGCCCTGATCGCGGAGAACGCCGGACACGTCAAGGCCGTCGGCGAGATGACCGGCGACGACCTCGACGACAAGCTGGGCACCGCCATCGCCGCCGACGGCGCGGCCTCCATGCTGTCGACCGCGGTCGGCGGGCCGCCGAACACCACGTACTCCGAGAACATCGGCGTCATGGCCGCCACCCGCGTCTACTCGACCGCCGCCTACTGGGCGGCCGCCGGATTCGCGCTGCTCTTCGGCCTGTGCCCCAAGTTCGGCGCGATCGTCGCGGCCATTCCGGGCGGTGTGCTCGGCGGCATCACCGTCATCCTGTACGGCATGATCGGCCTGCTCGGCGCGCAGATCTGGATCAACGCGAAGGTCGATCTGCGCAACCCGCTCAACCTGGTCCCGGCCGCCGCGGGCATCATCATCGGCATTGGCGGCGTCACGCTGAAGTTCACCCAGAACTTCCAGCTCAGCGGCATCGCGCTGGGCACGATCGTGGTCATCACCGGCTACCACACGCTGCGCGCGCTGGCCCCGGCCCACCTCAAGCAGCAGGAGCCGCTGCTGGATTCGGGCACGTCGTCGTACGAGACGGCCGAGTAG
- a CDS encoding DUF5995 family protein, translating into MTQTGHLAHTDRFAAPLDPVVRRMRALRADLPARDGIAVFNRIYLTVTEEIGRLLAHGAFADPRAAATLDVLFAGRYLAAVEAATAGRRPPACWRPLFQYRRHPGIHPLQFALAGINAHIGHDLTLAVVDSCRELDAEPAALERDFDRVGDTLAVLEERIREELMPGPDLLEVADPMTHLLASWSLERARDASWSAAKVLWQLRELPCLAREFTDRLDDGVGLVTRCLLTPLSAGARGAARPGP; encoded by the coding sequence ATGACGCAGACCGGACACCTCGCGCACACCGACCGGTTCGCCGCGCCGCTCGACCCCGTGGTGCGGCGGATGCGCGCGCTGCGGGCCGATCTGCCGGCCCGCGACGGCATCGCGGTCTTCAACCGGATCTATCTGACGGTCACCGAGGAGATCGGCCGGCTCCTCGCGCACGGCGCCTTCGCCGATCCCCGGGCCGCGGCCACCCTCGACGTGCTGTTCGCGGGCCGTTACCTCGCGGCCGTGGAGGCGGCGACGGCCGGGCGGCGCCCACCGGCCTGCTGGCGCCCGCTGTTCCAGTACCGGCGCCATCCCGGCATCCATCCCCTGCAGTTCGCGCTGGCCGGGATCAACGCGCACATCGGGCACGACCTCACGCTCGCCGTGGTGGACAGCTGCCGCGAGCTCGACGCCGAACCAGCCGCCCTGGAGCGGGACTTCGACCGGGTGGGCGACACCCTCGCGGTCCTGGAGGAGCGGATCCGCGAGGAACTCATGCCGGGGCCCGACCTGTTGGAGGTGGCCGATCCCATGACCCACCTCCTCGCGTCCTGGAGCCTGGAGCGGGCCCGGGACGCCTCCTGGTCGGCGGCCAAGGTGCTGTGGCAGCTGCGTGAACTCCCGTGCCTGGCCCGGGAGTTCACCGACCGCCTCGACGACGGCGTCGGCCTGGTGACCCGGTGCCTGCTGACGCCCCTGTCGGCCGGCGCCCGGGGCGCCGCCCGGCCGGGGCCCTGA